The Rufibacter sp. DG15C region AGGCTTTGGTGCCGCCTTTTATCAGATAGGCTTGGTAGGGAGACTGATTAATATTAGCTGGTGTAAAAGTTTTCTAATTATTGCGATTAAAATTAAGTTGAATTAACTTATTTAGTTATCCTTAAAAAGGATGAAATATGCTAAACAGTTGAATTTTAATTATGTTTTAATCTGGTTAATGAAACGAGTTAATAGCGGAAATAAACTCTAGTTTATAAAAAAAACAGCCCACTAAAAGTGAGCTGTTTTTTCTGCTAATGTAAATCTGTCAAGATTACATGGTTGGTAAAACTACAGCATCAATTACATGGGTAACGCCATTGCTAGAGATAACATCTGCAATAGAAACTGTGGCTCCGTTGATCATGACCATGTTGCCCTTGCGGGTAACAGTTAAGGTTTCTCCATTCACAGTTTTTAGTTTCTGTCCGTTTTTCAGGTCTTTGGCCTGCAATCTGCCTGGTACTACGTGATAGGTCAACACGGCTGTCAACTTGGCTTTGTTTTCAGGGAGTAAAAGCGACTCTACCGTGCCAGCTGGCAGTTTCTCAAAGGCAGCGTTGGTAGGAGCAAACACCGTGAAAGGACCTGGGCCCATCAAGGTTTCTACCAAACCAGCGGCTTTAACAGCGGCTACCAGGGTAGTATGATCGCTGGAGCCAAGAGCGTTGGCCACAATATTTTTAGAAGGCACCATCATGGCGCCACCCACTAGCACACCTTCTTTCTTCTCCATACCCGTGGTTTTGTCCATCTTGGTTTTAGAAGTAGTTTGGGCAGAGGCATCAAAGGTGAAGAAAGCAGTTCCGGCTAAGGCAAATAATACAATAGACTTTTTCATAATGATTAGGATGGCTTTTATGTGTGTAATGCCTCACTTACGAAGCTCCCTATATCACCGGATTTTGGAATTGAAAAAATATTTTATTCAGTACTTAATTGCTTTAGAATTGTATGATGTATTTAAACCGAATTAAAGCTTTGTATTAGACGGAAAAATAAAAATTGTATAGATATAAAAGTGGAAAGGCTTGCGCAGATGCTATACGTTTCCTTGGGAGTAAATATGTCATGAGGGTTTGTGAACCAAGTGAATGGTTTGACTCAAAGGTGCACAACAAGCTGTCCAAAGCTTCCTGACTAAGGCAACGGCATACCGAAATTAACCGATTTTGGCCTGGTTTCCAGAAAATAGCCCGAAAACGGTTTTACTCCATCTTGGCTCTGGAGGAGAGGATGGCTACCGTGATGCCCATCAAGGCAATGATGGCAAACGAGATGCGCAGACTACTGAAACCAGCCACCACGCCAATCAAAGGCGGACCCACCAGGAAACCGGCAAACCCGATGGTGGTCACCGCCGCCAACGCCGTGCTAGGCGACATGGTCTTGGAGCGGCCGGCCTCTCCGTACACCAGCGGTACCACGGCACTTACGCCCATACCAACTAGTAGAAACCCGATGATGGCCGTTACCAGATAAGGAAAAATAACCGCTATCGCTAAGCCAATTGCCGTCAAGGAACCGCTCAGTACTAATACTTTCGGGAGGCCTAGCTTGGTGGTGAGCCAGTCGGCTATGAAGCGGGTGAGGGCCATGGTGCTCATGAAAGCCGTGTAGCCCGCAGCCACCCAAGCCTTTTCGGCGCCCACTACTTTCTGGAAGTAGATGCCACTCCAGTCAAACATGGCCCCTTCGCAGATGAGGGAGCAGAAGGCAATCATGCCCAGCACTATCAGAGACTTATCAGGCATCACAAACAAAGGCTGCTTCTCAGTAGGAGTATCATCCTGAGGCAGAATGTACCTGAAGCTCACCGCCACGCCTAGAACCGTCAAGGCCAGAATGAGCAGGAAGTGGTGGAAAGGAATAATGTTGGCCCCAATCATCAACGTACCAATGGCCGCACCCGTGAAGCCCGCCAAACTCCACAAGCCATGAAAAGACGCCATGATAGACTTTTTGTACATGTTCTCCACGCCCACGGCCTGCGTGTTCACGGCAATGTTGGACATGTTGCTTCCAAACCCGAAGAAGAACAGCGCCACCACCAATTGCCAGGTATTCTGGGCCAGCCCAATGGACACCAGCACCAGGCTGTAAAACAAAAGGCCTACGGTCACCGCGTTCCGGCTGCCCACCTTAGGAATCAACCAACCCGTGAACGGCAAGGACAGCATCAAGCCCACCGGCAAGGAGAACAGCACCATGCCCAGCTCAGCCTCAGAGAGGTGCAGTTTGGCCTGTATGCTGGGAATACGGGAGCCCCAACTGGCAAAGCACAGGCCCAGCAGAAAGAACAGGAAACCCACGGCCACGCGGTAAGTTCGGCGCGAATAAGGAAGAGATGGGGAAAACGTCATACACGGTAAGCTCAGAAAGTACAAAAGTAGGCTAAACGGCTGGGAAATCGATTTCGTTTTTGGCCTGCTTTCTGGAAACCAAGTCAAAACCAATGGCACTATCCTAATAGAAACTAGCGTGGATTTTGCTGGAGGCGCATCTGTCCAGGCTTTTTGTGCGTTGGGATAAAAGAAAGAAAATGTTCTCTTTTTAATTTCGCATCTTTAACCAGTCGAGCTGAATCTTCTTCAAAAAACAAGGGATTCAGCGAATAGTATCACCTTTTATCATTCCCCATGGATCAAAATCAAAGCGCCAACAACCTCGGTAACACTGTCAAAAACACCATTCTCATACTTTTAGGTATCGTCTCCGCGGCCTTCGGTCTGAAGGGCTTCTTGCTGTCCAGTCATTTCATTGACGGCGGGGTAACGGGTATCTCTATGTTACTTTCGGCGGCGTTTGGGTTGCCTCTGGCTATTTTGATTCTGGTCATCAACCTACCATTTATTGTGCTGGGGTATAAGCAGATGGGCATGCGCTTCACCTTGAAAAGCGCGGCGGCCATTGCCGGTCTTTCCCTGGCCTTGGTGGTAGTGGAGTTCCCAGACGTGACGCATGACAAGTTGCTGACGGCGGTGTTTGGGGGCGTATTTATTGGCTCGGGCATTGGCCTGGCCATGCGCGGCGGCGCAGTGCTGGACGGCACAGAGATTGCCGCCCTGATCGTGAGTAAGAACTATCCCTTGAAAGTGAGTGACTTCATTCTACTCCTCAACATTCTCATCTTCCTGTCTGCCATGTTGGTGCTGGGCACCGAAACCGCACTTTATTCCATTCTCACCTACTTTGCCGCCTCTAAGATGATTGAGTTCTTTATACAAGGGATTGAGCAATACACCGGCGTGACCATTGTTTCTGAGCACAGCGAGAAGATACGCCAGGCCGTCACAGAGAACCTGGGCCGCGGCGTGACCATTTACCAGGGCAAGCGCGGGTTTGGCAAGCGAGGTACCTCTAACGTAGACATTGATATTGTCTTCACGGTGGTGACCCGCTTTGAGCTGCCAGACCTGAAGAAGGAAGTAAAACAGATTGACCCCAACGCATTCCTATTCCAGCACAGCATTGATGACACAGAAGGCGGCATGGTCAAGCGCCGGCCTCTGCATTAATCACTTGAGTTGATGGATAAAACAGAAAAGCCTGCCCTACTACATGAAGGGCAGGCTTTTCTGTTTATAGGCTGTTTTCTGGAAAACAGGCCAAAAACGAGATTCTGATAGATTCTGGGGACAGGAAGAGGCCGAAGAAAAGGCTGGAATCAACCTTTGTCTTCGGCCTCTTTATATGGTCGTGCTTAAGCGTAGTGAGACTTACTTCTTCTCAGTGCCTTTGATGATGTTGAGTAATTGCATCTCAATGGTAGGGTAGGCCACTTCTACAATTCGGCCAAGTTCCTTACCGTCTTTGTAGACAATGAAAGTGGGCACGGCGCTGATGTTGAGCTGTTTTTCTTCGCCGGTCCAGGTGCTTTTGTCCTCGCGTAGGCTCACCATTTCCAATTTAGTGAGTGGCACGCGGCCCATGTCCAAGACTTTGAAGAACCTAGGCACATCACGCTGGCTGTCTATGCACCAGCTCCCCATATAGGCCTTGAAGGTCACCGTCTCCAGCAAAGGCGTCAGCTCTTCCATGATTTTGGCATTGGGCGTGTACCGCTGATACCCCGGGTGGAACCAAGCGCTGTGTGGGGCCTGGTCAAAGGCGACGCGCGTGGTAGGGCCAATCAAGATGGTTTCTCCCGTGGGAGATTTCTCTTCGCGGTTCTCATTGGGGTTGATGCCCGTAGGAGCCGGAGATGCGCTGGTGCTTTGTTTGGTGCCGGCGCAGCTTCCTAAGGCCAAAACCGTTGCAAAAAGAAGAAGTGACTTTTTCATATGCGCTTCAATTACGTTTAGACACCCGCAAGCTGTTGCTTAATTCTTAGATAGACTCTAGTGGTCTTGGCTCGTCCAGGTCCACAAATTCGCCTTCCCAACGGGCAATGACGGCGGTGGCCAGACAGTTGCCAATCACGTTCACAGAGGTGCGAGCCATGTCCATGAGTTCATCAATACCTAAAATGATAAAGATTGGTTCTACCGGAAGGTTAAAAGAAGCAGCCGTTCCCAGCAAAATCACCAGAGAGGCTCTTGGCACGCCGGCCACGCCTTTACTGGTCAGCATGAGGGTAAACACCATCAAAAGCTGCTGCTCCCAGGTCAAGTCAATGCCCGCGGCCTGCGCCACGAAGATAGAAGCCAATGACAAGTACAAAGTGGTTCCGTCCAGGTTGAAGCTATACCCCATAGGCATCACAAATGCTACCACTTTACGCGGTACGCCAATGGATTCCATGGCCTCCATGGCGCGCGGCAAAGCGGCCTCAGAGCTGGTGGTGGCAAAGGCAATAGACACCGGCTCGGCGATGGCCTTGGCAAACATCTTGATAGGAATCCTGAAGAACAAGGCCACCGGCAACAGCACCAATACCAGGAACGCAATGAGGGCCACATACAACGTGGCTAACAGTTTAAACAGGTTGATCAAGATCCCGAAGCCCATGTGGCCCACCGTGTAGGCAATGGCCGCCCCCACGGCTATAGGCGCGAAGTACATGATGATGTTGGTGAACTTGAACATGGTCTCAGCCAAGCTCTCGGTTACTTCTAGCAACGGCCGGCGCTTGCGCTCATTCAGCATGGCCAGGCCAATCCCGAACAACACGCTGAACACCACAATCTGCAACACTTGGCCTTCAGCGATGGACTTGGCAATGTTCTCCGGGAAGATGTGCAGGATAATGTCTTGCCAGGTCTGCGGCTCTGGTGCTTTGATCTCGTCACTGGTGGCCCCTTTCAAGACAATGCCTTCACCGGCCTTGCTGATGTTGATAGCCGCCAGACCAATGAACAAGGCAATGGTGGTCACCACCTCAAAGTAGATAAGCGCCTTTCCGCCCATCTTGCCCACTTGCTTTAGGTTGGAGTGACCGGCAATGCCCACCACCAACGTGGCAAATACCAGCGGCGCGATGATGGTTTTCACCATCTTTAAGAAGATTTTGCTGAACACGTTCAGGTTCTGCGCGAAGTCTGGGAAACTGTAGCCAATCTCGGCGCCAATGACCATGCTCACCAGAATCCAGGTGGTCAATGATTTTTTACGGTACGCAAATAGAACCAGCACAAGGATGCCAATCCAACGGGCAGTAGCCAGCACCAAGTCTGGAATAGCCACCAAGGCGTGGTTGTGCATGACAGTCAGGACAGCAGAGATGGTAAGCACCACAAACGCCACCAGCGCAAGAGTAGAATTTTTCATAAGATAATCTGCGGTCACACCCAGAAGAAGGTGTTTGGCAATGGGTTAGATGATTGGAAGTAGGCCATGATAAGGATGAAGCCCACCAAAGCGAAGCCAAATATAATTTAAAACTATGGTTTCCTAAAGGGGCAGGCCAGCGATAGTTTCCCTCTTTTTTCTGGCTTTTGATGCATTTTTGCTCTAAACTTAAAATCTCATCCACTACCCCCATATGTTGAACTGGCAAATAGAGACCCTTGACCTGGCGCTAAAGTTTACCTGGAAAATCTCCAGAAACGCCTCAGACATGAAAACCAACCTGCTGGTGACGGTGGGCAATGAGCGCGTCCAGGGCAGGGGAGAGGCCGCGCCCAACATCCGCTACGGCGAGACGCCTGCCCTCTTACTGGAGCAGTTTGCAAACCTGCAAAAGAACGGCTTATCAAACGTAGAGACTGTAGAAGAACTGCAGTTTTTGACGCAGCGCGAAGCCGTGATGCCTGCACTGCGTTTTGCCCTGGAGTCTGCCTTGGTGCATTACCTGTGCAGGAAAACGAACAAGTCCGTGCCTGAATTTCTGGGGGTGCCGGCGGTGGCTTCTACGCCTACCGCGTTCACGTTCCCCATCATGGACCCGGGCAAGATTGCGGCCTTTGCGCAAGAGCACCAACTCAAGCGCTTTCAATACCTAAAAGTAAAGGTGAACGAGGAGTCTGGCTTGGACATGATGGGGCAGGTTTTCAAAGCCACGGCCCAGCCCTTGATTGTAGACGCCAATGAGGCCTGGCAGGACCCAGACGCGCTCATCCGGTTTATGGAAGGCCTCAAGAAATACCCCATCCTCATGATAGAGCAGCCCATGCCCGCCGCCTTGGATGAAGAATACCTGTATTTAAAGCCTTACTCGCCCTATGACCTGTTCGCAGATGAGTCTGTCACCGACCACGCCGACTGGGATCTGTTGAAACGCCAGTTCCATGGCGTGAACATGAAGTTGATGAAGGCCGGTGGTTATTTGATAGGATTGGAGATTCTGCAAAAGACGCGGTCTTTGGGCCTGAAAACTATGATTGGCTGTATGATGGAAACCTCCATGGGCATCTGGTCGGGCATTCAACTGGCGCACGGCGTAGATTATCTGGACCTGGACGGCATGCTGGTGGTCAAAGACGAACCGTTTGGGTATGTACAGGAAAAAGACGGAATACTAACTCCCATAAAGCAACCGTAGCTTCGTTTTTGGTCTATTTTCATAGAAATAGGTCAAAAACAATATTAATGAATAATGACCAATGAGGAATAGTGAATATTCCTCATTGGTCATTATTCATTAATCATTCAAATTATTGTTTCTTGCCTTCGGCTTGGGTAAGCTGTTGCTTGATTTTTGCCAGGTCAGCGTCCAGTTTCTGAAGTTCCTTGGATTTGGTTTTGTTTTGGGCGGCGCTTTCTAATAGGGTGTTTTTCTGCTCCAGTAATTCGCGCTTGCGCTGTAGTAACTCCAGGCGGGTTTGTAGTTGCTGGGCTTGTTGCAACTCGTTGCGCAGGGCCGCGGTGTCACCAGTCACTACGGTGCTTTCATTGATAATCACGGGCGTCTTAGAGAAAACCCCTATTATATCCACGCGGTCACCTTCGGTCATTTGTATTTCTTGGCCGGCACGGTTTACATAGACACCATCTGGCGTCACGGTAGACCCATTTGGGAATCTCTTGGTTTCTGTGAGTGGGGTGCTCTGCTGGTTGTTCACTTCCACCATTTTACCGTTGCGCATGATCACGCCTTGTTTAAAAGGTGTAACACTGGGCGTAACGGTTTTTCCGCTTTTAGAAGTTGAGATAGACGCTTGCTGGGCTTGGCTTTGATGGCCTGCCAGGCAGCAAAGCACCAGAAGGATGGCTAAAAAGAAAGGACGTGTCATGTCTGTGGTTGATTATTTGTCGTTTTTAAGCTGTTTTCTGAGAATTAGGCCAAAAGCAGAAATCAATGCTCTGTCTTGGGTTTGGCATTTCGTTCTTTAAAGTACTGTATAATTCCTGGCAAGATAGACAAGCCAATGATAATTGGAATAGCGTAGTGAAGGTAATCTTTTAATTGCGGAAACTGTCTGCCCAAATAATAGCTGGCTACCACCAAAGAACCAACCCACAGGGCCGTACCCAAAGCACTTACGGCCATAAAGCGAGGGAACTCCATGCCCGTGGCCCCGGCCAGCAAAGGGTTAAAGGTGCGCACCACCGGTACAAACTTGCCCAAGATCACGGCAGACTTGCCCTTCTCCTTGTAGAACTTCTCTGCCTTGTCTAAGTGCCGGCGCTTGTAGTACCACGTGTCTTCTTTCTGGTAAAGCTTCTTGCCCAGTTTCCGGCCGATGGTAAAGCCTAGGATGTCTCCGGCAATGCCCGCAGCGGTCATGCTCACCAGCAAGACGCCCAAAGGAATGGTCAACACATCGGCGCCCGCCAACAGGCCGGTGGCCAGCAATAAGGAATCTCCCCCCGGAATCACCAAGCCAATGAGCAGGCCCGTCTCTACAAACATCACTACTAGAATGAGGGCCAGCCCGCCGTACCTGATCATGTTTTCTGGGCTAGAGAAAATGTCTGAGAAAGATGCCAAAAGAATCAAAAGTGCCATACTACCGGGAGTGAACTGTCTGACACCCATACGCACAGACGGCCGTGTGTGTTAACAACCGTGGCTTCAAAGGCCTAAAATGCGAGGTTGGCAAGGCATTAGAGAAAATGTTTCTGTCAATACATATATTGCTTTGCTAATATGCTAATTTTGTAGAGATATGAAGATTGAAGACGAAATAAAGCAAAGCACTTTTAAGGATCCGTTTCAGAAGGCGTACATCAATATTGTGTTCACCGCCAACGGTCTGCAACTGGCCCAATCCACTGTATTAAAAGACTATGGCATTACCTTGCCTCAATACAATATCCTGCGCATTCTAAGAGGACAATACCCCAAACCGGCTACCGTGAACCTGTTAATTGAGCGCATGCTGGACAAAACCTCCAATGCCTCGCGCATTGTAGACAAGCTGGAGGCCAAGAAACTGGTTACTCGTACGCAGTGTCCGGCAGACCGCCGCACGGTAGACATTGTCATCACTGAGAAAGGCCTGAACATGCTAGAGGAGCTGGACAAGATCCAGGAAGGAACTAAACACGGGGTGAACAACCTTTCTGCTGAGGAAGCTGAAACGCTCAGCATTCTACTTGATAAAATACGCGACTAACCATACGGTCATACATCCAATTATACGCCCATGAAAAAGACATTACTATCTGTGTTACTGGCTGCCTCTGTAGGTGCCACCGCCTTCACCACCTTAGCGCCAACTAAAAAAGGCACAACTACTGCTGCCAAAGCGGCCGTTGCCTTGCAAACCTTTAAAGTAGAAACCACTGAGAGTAAACTGGGCTGGATAGGCCGTAAAGTAACCGGTGAGCACAACGGCGACCTGAAACTGACCAGCGGGACCATCCTGTTTGACAGAAACGCTTTGCGTGGTGGGTCTTTTGTGATTGACATGACCTCCATCACCTGCAACGACCTGCAAGGCAACTCCAACAAAAACCTGGTGAACCACTTAAAGGCAGATGATTTCTTTGCGGTAGACAAATACCCAGCGGCTAATTTCATCATCACCAACTTGGCGCCTAAAGCCAATGCTAAGGTAGGTTCTACCAATTACATTGTGACGGGTAACCTGACCATTAAAGGCATCACCAATGAGATTGTGTTCCCGGCGGCGGTTTGGGTGAAGAAAGGTGTAGCCACGGCCACTGGTACCTTAAAGTTTGACCGTACCAAGTTTGACATCAAGTTCCGTTCTGGCAACTTCTTTGAAAACCTAGGGGACAAAACCATTCAGGATGACATTGAGTTAAAGATCAACCTGGTGGCCAAAGAAGAAGTGGTAACCAAAGTCAAAAAAGAGAAAGCCAACAAAAACAAAGTAGCCAAAAGCTAATCTGAAGCTATACCTTATAAAAAAGCCGCCTGTTTGTATTAGCTGGCGGCTTTTTTTGTGCTTGGTCAGGAACAACCTGTAAAACAGAAAACCCGGAAGCTCAGCGTGCTTGCCGCCAGGCTTTCGGGTTTTGAGAGAAGTGAATGGATGTTTTAGAGCGTTTCTTTGATGCGGGGTCTGTTGTAAGTAGGTTCCCAGTCATTAATGGGCAGGCAAATACCTGGGGGAAGGTCCAAATCTGGCAGTCCGTCGTTGAGGGGCTCGCCGCCATCGTCATCGCTGTCATCCTGGGGCGGCACCCGGTATTTTTTGCGCGGAACCAGTGCAAAAAATGCCAGCATAGCTAACACCACCAAGGAGTATACAATACTGATCATAAGAATCAACGGTTAGGAGTCTTACATAACACTCACTATCAGGGGAGTGGGTCTATAAGTTCAACGTATAGCGGCCTTACTATGTTAGGTGTAGATTCAAAAAAATAGGCAGGATGAAACAGGTTCTTGGTTTGTTTTTAAAATAACAGGGAGCTAGCTTTGTCCCAGTTTTAGGGGTGCCTTAATAATACGGGCTGAGATCATACCCATTGAACCTGATACGGTTAGTACCGGCGAAGGGAAAAACAAGGGAAACAAAACAATTTGGGCACACCGACCCCTGGTGTGGCCTGTATGTTTTACCATTACCATCTTTCACATGAAAAGAGTATTAGCCCTGGTTATGGGCTGTCTGCTGCCTTGGTTTGCCATGGCACAAATCACCTTATCTGGTCGTGTCCTGGACGCCGCCACCCGCCAACCACTGGTTGGAAGTACCATCACCCTTTCAGAAATCAGTTTAACCACCCAAACCGCGGCCGACGGCCGTTTTCAATTCTCAGACGTACAGCCGGGCAACTATTCCGTTAAAATAAGCCACGTGGGGTTTACCACTACCACAGAGTTGGTGTCTTTACAAGAAAGCCTAGCCAAAGACTTTACCTTGACACGGGGGAGCATGGCTACCAAAGAAGTGTTGGTAACAGCCTCCCGCGCCAATGAAAAAACCGGCACCACCTACAGCAACGTGAGCAAAGAAGAAATCCAAAGCCGCAATTTTGGGCAGGATTTGCCGTATCTGCTGGAGAATACGCCATCCCTAGTGACCAGTTCAGACGCCGGCGCCGGAGTGGGCTACACCGGTTTGCGCATTAGAGGCTCAGACATTACCCGCATCAACGTGACCGTGAACGGCATACCCGTGAATGACGCCGAAAGCCACGGCGTTTTCTTTGTGAACATGCCTGACTTCGCCTCCTCTCTGCAGGACGTGCAGATTCAGCGCGGCGTGGGAACCTCCAGCAACGGGCCAGGCGCCTTCGGGGCCAGTTTGAACCTGCAGACCCAGGACGCCAGCCTAGAAGCCTACGCGCGCACGGACAATGCCTTCGGGTCTTACAACACCTGGAAGAATAACGTGCAGTTTGGCACTGGTCTATTGGGCGGTAAATTTGCGGTAGACGGCCGTTTGTCCAGAGTCTCTTCTGACGGCTATATTGACCGCGCTACCTCAGATTTAAAGTCATTTTACGTAGCTGGGAGCTACTATGGCGCTAAGGACTTCTTAAAACTAGTCGTTTTTGGTGGAAAGGAAATCACCTATCAGGCCTGGAACGGCGTGGATGAGGAGACGCTTAAAACCAACCGCACCTTCAATTCTGCGGGCACGGATTATGGTAGCACCGAGACGCCTTATGACAACGAGGTGGATGACTACCAGCAGAACCACTACCAGCTGCACTACGGCCATTCGTTCAATCCACAATGGACGCTGAATGGCGCCTTGCATTATACCCGGGGCTTCGGGTTTTATGAGCAGTTCAAAGTGAATGAGCGCTTCTCTAATTATGCCATTCCGGTGGCGCCAGGCAGTACCATTTCCAGAACGGACCTGGTGCGCCAGAAGTGGTTGGATAATCATTTCTACGGAACCACTTTCTCTTTGCAGTACCAAGGTTTGGGCAGACTGTCGGCTACGTTGGGCGGCGGTTGGAACCGCTATGACGGTGACCATTATGGCGAGGTGATTTGGGCGCAGTACGCGGCTACCATTCGGCCTAACCACCGCTATTATATAAACGAGGCCCAGAAAACCGACTTCAACGTGTATGGCAAAGTAAATCTGGCTGTAACCGACCAAGTGGGCTTGTTTGGCGATGTGCAGCTGCGCACCGTAGACTACCAAATTGACGGCTTTGATGATGACCGCCGGGACGTGACCACGCGCGCTGATTACGCCTTCTTCAACCCCAAAGCCGGTATTACCTACAACCTCACCAACAACCACAACCTGTACGCCTCAGTGGCCGTGGGCAATAGGGAACCAACGCGTTCAGACTTCACAGACCGTCCGGTCAATGATGTAGCCAAACCAGAGCGTCTGATTGACTGGGAAGCCGGTTACCGCTTCAACCACAGCCTGGGCCAAGTGGCGGGGCAGTCCTTGCTGTTTCGCTCAGATCTGACCTATTTCTACATGGACTACAAAGACCAATTGGTGTTGACGGGACAGTTGAATGATGTGGGTACGGCGCTTAGAACCAACATCCCGAAAAGCTATAGGACCGGGGTGGAGTTGTCTGGTAACTTGTTCATTGGCGAGTTCGTGGATGTGACCACCAACCTGTCCTTCTCTAAAAACCGCATCAAGCAGTTCACCGAGGTCCTGCCCATTGACTACAACCCAGAAGACGTGGTGGTGAACCAATACGACGAGACCACCATTGCCTATTCCCCTAGCGTAGTGACGTCTTCGCAGATTCAAGTGAGGCCGGTGACGGGTTTGCGCGTGGCCTTCCAGTACAAGACCGTGAGTGAGCAGTTTCTGGACAACACGGCCAGCCAAAACCGTAGATTGTCGCCGTACGGCGTAGGCGATGCCCGCGTGTTTTACACCTTCAAACCGGTTAATTGGATGAAGGAAATAGAGCTGGGTTTGCTGGTGAACAACGTCTTCAGCAAAAAGTATGAGGCCAATGGCTATACCTTCACGGAGCTATACGGTGGTGATCCGAACCGCTATGATTACAACTATTATTTCCCCCAAGCGCCACGCAACTTCCTGGTGCAGGTGAGCCTCCGTTTTTAACCTAATTCCTGGGAAACACCCCAAAAATGGCATCTCTTGCGCAGGCAGCAGATGCCATTTTTTTATGGCTGAACCGTTTTTGGCCTAGATTCCTGAAAAGAGGCAAAAAACAGTTTTTAGCTCCAAGTGTTTTATAATCAAAGTGAAACGCAACCTGAGTTGCTGATGATAGCATCCAACAACAGCAGGAGGTGCAGTAAGAAAAGCCTGATAATACAGAGTA contains the following coding sequences:
- a CDS encoding fasciclin domain-containing protein codes for the protein MKKSIVLFALAGTAFFTFDASAQTTSKTKMDKTTGMEKKEGVLVGGAMMVPSKNIVANALGSSDHTTLVAAVKAAGLVETLMGPGPFTVFAPTNAAFEKLPAGTVESLLLPENKAKLTAVLTYHVVPGRLQAKDLKNGQKLKTVNGETLTVTRKGNMVMINGATVSIADVISSNGVTHVIDAVVLPTM
- a CDS encoding MFS transporter, producing MPLVLTWFPESRPKTKSISQPFSLLLYFLSLPCMTFSPSLPYSRRTYRVAVGFLFFLLGLCFASWGSRIPSIQAKLHLSEAELGMVLFSLPVGLMLSLPFTGWLIPKVGSRNAVTVGLLFYSLVLVSIGLAQNTWQLVVALFFFGFGSNMSNIAVNTQAVGVENMYKKSIMASFHGLWSLAGFTGAAIGTLMIGANIIPFHHFLLILALTVLGVAVSFRYILPQDDTPTEKQPLFVMPDKSLIVLGMIAFCSLICEGAMFDWSGIYFQKVVGAEKAWVAAGYTAFMSTMALTRFIADWLTTKLGLPKVLVLSGSLTAIGLAIAVIFPYLVTAIIGFLLVGMGVSAVVPLVYGEAGRSKTMSPSTALAAVTTIGFAGFLVGPPLIGVVAGFSSLRISFAIIALMGITVAILSSRAKME
- a CDS encoding YitT family protein; protein product: MDQNQSANNLGNTVKNTILILLGIVSAAFGLKGFLLSSHFIDGGVTGISMLLSAAFGLPLAILILVINLPFIVLGYKQMGMRFTLKSAAAIAGLSLALVVVEFPDVTHDKLLTAVFGGVFIGSGIGLAMRGGAVLDGTEIAALIVSKNYPLKVSDFILLLNILIFLSAMLVLGTETALYSILTYFAASKMIEFFIQGIEQYTGVTIVSEHSEKIRQAVTENLGRGVTIYQGKRGFGKRGTSNVDIDIVFTVVTRFELPDLKKEVKQIDPNAFLFQHSIDDTEGGMVKRRPLH
- a CDS encoding thioredoxin family protein codes for the protein MKKSLLLFATVLALGSCAGTKQSTSASPAPTGINPNENREEKSPTGETILIGPTTRVAFDQAPHSAWFHPGYQRYTPNAKIMEELTPLLETVTFKAYMGSWCIDSQRDVPRFFKVLDMGRVPLTKLEMVSLREDKSTWTGEEKQLNISAVPTFIVYKDGKELGRIVEVAYPTIEMQLLNIIKGTEKK
- a CDS encoding dicarboxylate/amino acid:cation symporter produces the protein MKNSTLALVAFVVLTISAVLTVMHNHALVAIPDLVLATARWIGILVLVLFAYRKKSLTTWILVSMVIGAEIGYSFPDFAQNLNVFSKIFLKMVKTIIAPLVFATLVVGIAGHSNLKQVGKMGGKALIYFEVVTTIALFIGLAAINISKAGEGIVLKGATSDEIKAPEPQTWQDIILHIFPENIAKSIAEGQVLQIVVFSVLFGIGLAMLNERKRRPLLEVTESLAETMFKFTNIIMYFAPIAVGAAIAYTVGHMGFGILINLFKLLATLYVALIAFLVLVLLPVALFFRIPIKMFAKAIAEPVSIAFATTSSEAALPRAMEAMESIGVPRKVVAFVMPMGYSFNLDGTTLYLSLASIFVAQAAGIDLTWEQQLLMVFTLMLTSKGVAGVPRASLVILLGTAASFNLPVEPIFIILGIDELMDMARTSVNVIGNCLATAVIARWEGEFVDLDEPRPLESI
- a CDS encoding dipeptide epimerase; translation: MLNWQIETLDLALKFTWKISRNASDMKTNLLVTVGNERVQGRGEAAPNIRYGETPALLLEQFANLQKNGLSNVETVEELQFLTQREAVMPALRFALESALVHYLCRKTNKSVPEFLGVPAVASTPTAFTFPIMDPGKIAAFAQEHQLKRFQYLKVKVNEESGLDMMGQVFKATAQPLIVDANEAWQDPDALIRFMEGLKKYPILMIEQPMPAALDEEYLYLKPYSPYDLFADESVTDHADWDLLKRQFHGVNMKLMKAGGYLIGLEILQKTRSLGLKTMIGCMMETSMGIWSGIQLAHGVDYLDLDGMLVVKDEPFGYVQEKDGILTPIKQP
- a CDS encoding DUF6799 domain-containing protein, whose product is MTRPFFLAILLVLCCLAGHQSQAQQASISTSKSGKTVTPSVTPFKQGVIMRNGKMVEVNNQQSTPLTETKRFPNGSTVTPDGVYVNRAGQEIQMTEGDRVDIIGVFSKTPVIINESTVVTGDTAALRNELQQAQQLQTRLELLQRKRELLEQKNTLLESAAQNKTKSKELQKLDADLAKIKQQLTQAEGKKQ
- a CDS encoding DedA family protein, coding for MALLILLASFSDIFSSPENMIRYGGLALILVVMFVETGLLIGLVIPGGDSLLLATGLLAGADVLTIPLGVLLVSMTAAGIAGDILGFTIGRKLGKKLYQKEDTWYYKRRHLDKAEKFYKEKGKSAVILGKFVPVVRTFNPLLAGATGMEFPRFMAVSALGTALWVGSLVVASYYLGRQFPQLKDYLHYAIPIIIGLSILPGIIQYFKERNAKPKTEH
- a CDS encoding MarR family winged helix-turn-helix transcriptional regulator; translated protein: MKIEDEIKQSTFKDPFQKAYINIVFTANGLQLAQSTVLKDYGITLPQYNILRILRGQYPKPATVNLLIERMLDKTSNASRIVDKLEAKKLVTRTQCPADRRTVDIVITEKGLNMLEELDKIQEGTKHGVNNLSAEEAETLSILLDKIRD